A stretch of the Carassius carassius chromosome 6, fCarCar2.1, whole genome shotgun sequence genome encodes the following:
- the LOC132141721 gene encoding uncharacterized protein LOC132141721, translating to MDRPSLYSRSLPQHLPVPLQALYSRSLPQHLLVQHLLFFYSRSLPQHLPVILLQPLYSRSLPQLLSVLFPQFLYSRSLSQHLPVLLLQFLYSRSLPQHLPVPLLQPLSSRSLPQHLSVLLPQFLYIWSLPQHLQPLYSQSHPHHLSVLLLQVIYLQSLPQHLPVPQLQFLYSRSLPQHLPVPLLQSLYSRSLPQHLQFLLLQFLYSQSLPHLHFQHLQITYSHLLLQFLYNQSLLQHLHLKI from the exons ATGGACAGGCCT TCTCTTTACAGCCGGTCACTTCCACAACATCTACCAGTCCCACTACAG gCTCTTTACAGCCGGTCACTTCCACAACATCTACTAGTTCAACATCTACTG TTTTTTTACAGCCGGTCACTTCCACAACATCTACCAGTTATACTTCTACAG cCTCTTTACAGTCGTTCACTTCCACAACTTCTATCAGTTCTATTTCCACAG TTTCTTTACAGCCGGTCACTTTCACAACATCTACCAGTTCTACTTCTACAA TTTCTTTACAGCCGGTCACTTCCACAACATCTACCAGTCCCACTACTACAG CCTCTTTCCAGCCGTTCACTTCCACAACATCTATCAGTTCTACTTCCACAG TTCCTCTACATCTGGTCACTTCCACAACATCTACAG cCTCTTTACAGCCAGTCACATCCACACCATCTATCAGTTCTACTTCTACAG GTCATTTACCTACAGTCACTTCCGCAACATCTACCAGTCCCACAACTGCAG TTCCTCTACAGCCGGTCACTTCCACAACATCTACCAGTCCCGCTACTACAG tCTCTTTACAGCCGATCACTTCCACAGCATCTACAATTTCTACTACTACAG tttctttACAGCCAGTCACTTCCACATCTACACTTTCAACATCTACAG ATCACCTACAGTCATTTACTTCTACAG TTCCTCTACAATCAGTCACTTCTACAACATCTTCATTTAAAG ATCTAA